One stretch of Argiope bruennichi chromosome 3, qqArgBrue1.1, whole genome shotgun sequence DNA includes these proteins:
- the LOC129962716 gene encoding uncharacterized protein LOC129962716 isoform X2, whose product MISVIDMPPPAESSWWRGKKGFEVGFFPSECVEVIGDKIPHSFKLSNSSTKPVFRRHGKLIAFFRSFLLSRPSRRRLKQSGILKERVFGCDLGEHLLNTGRDIPLVLKCCAEFIEEYGIVDGIYRLSGVSSNIQRLRLAFDEDRPINLGDPATVHDIHSVASLLKMYFRELPNPLLTYQLYDKFVSAMQCNEDVRLLKVRDVVQQLPPPHFRTLQYLLSHLARVASHGEQTGMTPKNIAIVWAPNLLRSRDVENGGVGALHVVGIQAVLTEYLIRFSDLIFDDKASFLSSSEQEGLLRARPKSLAISTPTKLLSLEEARARALSTHLPASQQKYIEVGGGPEKLPSKYHTVIELPSGKHSLPKLKKSPSGWKSFFSRGWYSGSTRDKNRPSFRSARKASTGSLPHHSAFMQEKPSADQDASFGQRKKLRTVKSAESLAHCLKESPHSTNNDDFSGNTSCKSSPHVSVESSHSFEMSSPLSKSPGLQKHTRSSSHESYFESNSMDIISEPSFEEDEHGLFYYVSEQMRMLQDSSQWSTDKSTLKEDSVSMKSSEFQDLFDQQTSEPEVEKNVRKQKLSTSDEFAQTKYQKLNETDQEFIDPKNISSTDATFEFDHLNSDDNIWETNDEYNDTFSPETEDLTLDPVLLYEAVINKRNSVVSSSDTENEPNDRTVVERYGNAETVLVEVHATQDSSSEEEHYSPVPDDSPQNAVVQPIVDATFDLANLPYSPGEEIQDYKLNFSDEDGSISPSNMESDPALVEERTLEEDEVAFETVEDRHGNVMSEIEVLQSSETHNEVSTEESNSPPVAVTPELEIKAVESSSCNLENLERKEKFVELNLETSKTVDSSLDEFDNSSFSIISPPSPVYPPKSLKLHEFQSLKTKMDKLPLHKKKQIHIPSPSSPVDEVRKKFELRASSSNKSIDSPTNEIKFRSQVRDLTPKLVKTFEVSETVELAGSQQTSTSALKTESMIAKRHSEPPPKTIDSNTPMDIVKRMSNKYEIESTKSNKANSEKQTTKPSKPLQPSLFTQLKIRKLQSLKAEPAPEPVDPWSDPILDMQEDYHPIVTYLPSPTSEPELSLKSSNEYSSESDLNFSKIDSISKPDESKIILSEKEILKDEEQPSSPNLRLSQKDLVTESINPSQAEKSSLNSESTLNSEIEIHQSNPKLSETPESEAVKRERINRIKEERRAQLREKLKQESFRMEAEEKEKVQTKFRLRKEGSKHHLLSDSQEEHCKDVKKSDKAVETDSADITETGTNCDLSSPSENLSNMTTKSDSSSKPDEDVISRCRKDSDSTVSRNQKCKSQQITSGDYVLLQNKSNSGKKSMRSYEDNRKWLSMPPTDIRDKVAMFERSKDTNELCRLGPNGKFPQKQSPSALASSFVR is encoded by the exons ATGATATCTGTGATTGATATGCCTCCTCCTGCGGAGTCTTCTTGGTGGAGAGGGAAGAAAGGATTTGAG GTTGGATTTTTCCCATCTGAATGTGTTGAAGTTATTGGAGACAAAATAcctcattcatttaaattatctaattcaTCTACAAAACCTG TGTTTCGTCGACATGGTAAACTCATTGCATTTTTCCGATCATTTCTCCTGTCTCGACCCTCTAGAAGGAGGTTAAAGCAAAGTGGTATTTTGAAAGAAAGGGTTTTTGGTTGTGATTTAGGTGAACATTTACTGAATACTGGAAGAGATA TTCCTTTGGTTTTAAAATGCTGTGCAGAATTCATTGAAGAATATGGTATAGTAGATGGAATATATAGGCTTTCTGGTGTCAGCTCAAACATACAAAGGTTAAG GTTAGCATTTGACGAAGATCGACCAATAAATTTAGGCGATCCGGCAACTGTGCATGATATTCACTCTGTTGCTTCTcttctgaaaatgtattttagagaATTGCCCAATCCTCTTTTGACCTATCAATTGTATGATAAATTTGTG agTGCCATGCAGTGTAATGAAGATGTTAGGTTACTTAAAGTTCGAGATGTAGTTCAGCAACTGCCACCTCCGCATTTTCGAACTTTACAGTATTTACTTAGTCATCTTGCAAGGGTTGCATCGCATGGTGAACAAACTGGCATGACACCAAAAAACATTGCTATTGTGTGGGCCCCAAATCTCTTAAG gtCAAGAGATGTTGAAAATGGGGGTGTTGGAGCATTACATGTTGTTGGAATTCAAGCTGTGTTGACAGAATATTTAATTAggttttctgatttaatttttgatgacaaGGCATCATTCTTATCAAGCTCAGAACAAGAAg GTTTGTTGAGAGCTCGTCCAAAATCCTTAGCAATTTCTACTCCTACAAAGTTATTGTCTTTAGAAGAAGCCAGAGCCAGGGCTCTGTCTACACATTTACCTGCATCACAGCAAAAATACATTGAAGTTGGTGGTGGCCCAGAAAAATTGCCATCTAAATATCACACAGTTATAGAATTACCTTCtgg CAAACACAGTTTACCGAAGTTGAAGAAGTCTCCTTCTGGCTGGAAATCGTTCTTTTCCAGGGGTTGGTATTCAGGAAGCACAAGAGATAAAAATCGCCCTTCATTCAGATCTGCAAGAAAAGCCAGCACTGGTTCACTTCCACATCATTCTGCATTCATGCAG GAAAAACCCTCTGCTGACCAGGATGCTTCATTTGGTCAGAGGAAGAAATTAAGAACTGTCAAAAGTGCAGAATCTCTTGCTCATTGTCTGAAAGAATCTCCTCACAGTACAAATAATGATGATTTCTCTG GTAACACTAGTTGCAAGTCATCACCTCATGTCTCTGTAGAATCTTCCCATTCTTTTGAGATGTCTTCTCCACTATCGAAATCTCCTGGTCTTCAAAAGCACACTCGCTCTAGTTCCCATGAATCCTATTTTGAAAGCAATAGCATGGACATTATTTCTGAACCATCTTTTGAAGAAGATGAACATGGACTGTTCTATTACGTTAGTGAGCAGATGCGAATGCTACAAGATTCTTCTCAGTGGAGTACAGACAAAAGTACATTGAAAGAAGATTCAGTGTCAATGAAAAGTTCAGAATTTCAAGACCTTTTTGATCAGCAGACTTCTGAGCCTGAAGTAGAAAAGAATGTTCGTAAGCAAAAATTGTCAACCTCAGATGAATTTGCGCaaactaaatatcaaaaattaaatgaaactgacCAGGAATTTATTGATCCGAAGAATATTAGTTCTACTGATGCCACTTTTGAATTTGATCACCTTAATTCCGATGATAACATTTGGGAGACTAATGATGAATATAATGATACTTTTTCTCCTGAAACAGAAGATTTGACTCTTGATCCTGTTTTACTGTACGAGGctgttattaataaaagaaattctgttGTTTCCTCCTCTGACACTGAAAATGAACCTAATGATAGGACAGTTGTAGAACGATATGGAAATGCTGAGACAGTGCTGGTGGAAGTGCATGCTACTCAAGATAGCTCTTCCGAAGAAGAACATTATTCACCAGTACCAGATGATTCGCCCCAAAATGCTGTAGTACAACCTATAGTTGATGCTACATTTGATTTGGCAAATCTACCATATTCACCTGGAGAAGAAATACAAGATTACAAGTTGAACTTTTCTGATGAGGATGGTTCTATTTCACCTTCTAATATGGAGTCTGATCCAGCTTTAGTTGAAGAAAGGACTTTAGAAGAAGATGAAGTTGCTTTTGAAACTGTAGAGGACAGACATGGTAATGTTATGTCTGAAATTGAAGTTCTTCAGTCAAGTGAGACACACAATGAAGTTTCCACTGAAGAAAGTAATTCTCCACCTGTGGCAGTTACACCAGAACTAGAAATCAAAGCTGTTGAATCTAGTTCCTGTAATTTAGAAAATCTGGAACGTAAAGAGAAATTTGTCGAGTTGAATTTGGAAACTTCCAAAACTGTAGATAGTAGTCTTGATGAATTTGATAATTCTTCTTTCAGTATTATTTCTCCCCCATCTCCAGTTTATCCTCCTAAGAGCTTAAAACTGCATGAATTTCAGTCATTAAAAACTAAGATGGACAAATTGCCTctacataaaaagaaacaaattcataTTCCTTCCCCTTCCTCTCCTGTTGATGAAGTGCGCAAGAAGTTTGAACTTCGAGCATCCAGTTCCAATAAATCGATTGATTCtccaactaacgaaattaaattcCGTTCTCAGGTAAGAGATCTGACACCTAAGCTTGTGAAAACTTTTGAAGTCTCCGAGACTGTTGAACTTGCAGGTTCTCAGCAAACCTCAACAAGTGCTTTGAAAACGGAATCCATGATTGCCAAAAGACATTCTGAACCTCCCCCGAAAACAATAGATTCTAATACACCTATGGATATAGTAAAAAGAATGtccaataaatatgaaattgagaGTACAAAATCCAACAAAGCTAATTCTGAAAAGCAAACAACTAAACCCAGCAAGCCTTTGCAACCAAGCTTGTTCACTCAGCTTAAGATTCGAaagttgcagtcactgaaagctGAACCTGCTCCAGAACCAGTGGATCCATGGTCAGATCCTATATTAGATATGCAGGAAGATTACCATCCTATAGTTACATATTTGCCTTCACCTACTTCTGAACCAGAGCTGTCACTAAAATCTTCAAATGAATATTCTTCTGAAAGTGACTTAAATTTCTCGAAGATTGATAGCATTTCAAAACCAGatgaatctaaaattattttatcagagAAAGAGATTTTGAAGGATGAAGAACAGCCTTCATCGCCAAATTTACGATTGAGCCAAAAGGACCTTGTGACCGAGTCAATAAATCCATCTCAAGCAGAAAAAAGTAGTCTTAATAGTGAAAGTACTCTTAATAGTGAAATTGAAATTCATCAGTCAAATCCTAAGCTGAGTGAAACACCTGAAAGCGAGGCTGTTAAGCGAGAACGCATCAATCGAATCAAAGAAGAAAGAAGGGCCCAACTTCGTGAAAAGCTAAAACAAGAAAGTTTCCGAATGGAAGCCGAAGAAAAGGAAAAAGTTCAAACAAAATTCCGACTGCGGAAAGAAGGTTCAAAGCACCACCTTCTTTCTGATTCTCAAGAAGAACATtgtaaagatgtaaaaaaaagtgataaagcTGTTGAAACTGACAGTGCTGATATAACAGAAACTGGTACTAATTGTGATTTGAGCTCACCATCTGAGAATCTTTCAAATATGACCACTAAATCTGACAGTAGTAGTAAACCTGATGAAGATGTTATTAGTAGGTGTCGTAAAGATTCAGACTCCACTGTGAGCCGGAATCAGAAATGCAAGTCGCAACAGATTACTTCTGGGGATTATGTactattgcaaaataaatctaaCTCTGGCAAAAAGTCCATGCGTTCATATGAGGATAATCGTAAGTGGCTTTCTATGCCCCCAACTGATATTAGGGACAAAGTTGCAATGTTTGAACGTTCCAAAGATACAAATGAGCTGTGTCGTCTGGGACCAAATGGTAAATTTCCTCAAAAGCAAAGCCCATCAGCTTTAGCATCATCATTTGTAAGATGA